A single window of Plasmodium malariae genome assembly, chromosome: 8 DNA harbors:
- the PmUG01_08046700 gene encoding asparagine synthetase, putative yields MCGILAIFHSTIEKHRLRRKALELSKILRHRGPDWNGIVVEENDDGTTNVLAHERLAIVDVLSGNQPLYDDEKEICLTINGEVYNHIELKNLISEDILKNLKSHSDCAVIPNLYKIYKEKVPSMLYGIFAGVISDTKNNTFFAFRDPIGICPLYIGYAADGSIWFASEFKALKYDCIRYVSFPPGHYYLNNNNRGEFVRYFSPTWWDLKSPIPNNKADLEQIRLHLERSVLKRLMGDVPFGVLLSGGLDSSIVAAIIAKHLKSLNRGSHTDSQIGSHIDHNNCAPLSNSNDAIGPNKLKSFSIGLNNSPDLKAAREVANFLGSNHTEFHFTVEEGVDSLHDVIYHIETYDITTIRASTPMYILSRLIKSSCVKMVLSGEGADEIFGGYLYFHKAPNREEFHRELQRKVHDLHIYDVLRANKSTMAFGIEARVPFLDLELLELVMNIDPQEKMCTNNRIEKDILRKAFSGYLPDHILYRQKEQFSDGVGYNWIDGLKEYADKKISNTQFSRAPFLFPYNTPKTKEAYLYRCIFSECFPEQCAQESVPEGPSIACSTSKAVEWDKTFKENADQSGRSVLGVHTNCKQFEDVKVMHILSDEDRNFM; encoded by the exons atgtgcGGTATATTAGCAATTTTTCACTCAACTATCGAGAAGCATCGGCTAAGGAGGAAGGCCCTTGAACTGTcgaaaat CTTGAGACACCGGGGACCCGACTGGAACGGCATAGTGGTCGAAGAAAATGATGATGGCACAACAAACGTACTAGCCCACGAGCGACTAGCAATAGTAGACGTTCTTTCAGGGAATCAACCATTATATGATGATGAGAAGGAAATATGTTTAACTATTAATGGGGAAGTATATAACCatatagaattaaaaaatttaattagtGAAGAcattttaaagaatttaaaaagtcATTCAGATTGTGCAGTTATaccaaatttatataaaatatataaagagaAAGTTCCTTCAATGTTATATGGAATATTTGCAGGAGTTATAAGtgatacaaaaaataatactttttttgcttttagaGATCCTATAGGTATATGTCCACTTTATATAGGATATGCAGCCGATGGTTCAATATGGTTTGCTTCGGAATTTAAAGCCTTAAAATATGATTGTATTAGATACGTTTCTTTTCCTCCTggtcattattatttaaataataataatagaggAGAATTTGTTAGGTACTTTTCTCCTACATGGTGGGACTTAAAGAGTCCAATACCAAACAATAAAGCTGACTTAGAGCAAATCCGTTTACATTTAGAGCGCTCTGTATTGAAAAGACTAATGGGAGATGTTCCTTTTGGAGTTTTGTTGTCAGGGGGGTTGGACTCGTCCATTGTAGCTGCGATTATAGCGAAGCATTTGAAAAGTCTAAACAGAGGTAGTCACACAGACAGTCAAATTGGCAGTCATATTGACCATAATAACTGCGCACCTTTGAGCAACAGCAATGATGCAATTGGTCCAAATAAGTTGAAGAGCTTTTCCATAGGACTAAACAATTCACCTGACCTAAAAGCAGCAAGAGAAGTAGCAAATTTCTTGGGCAGTAACCATACAGAATTTCATTTCACTGTAGAGGAAGGAGTCGACTCGTTACATGATGTTATTTATCATATCGAAACGTATGATATTACAACAATACGTGCATCTACACCTATGTATATCTTATCTcgattaataaaaagtagtTGTGTAAAAATGGTTTTAAGTGGTGAAGGAGCGGATGAAATATTTGGTgggtatttatattttcataaggCTCCTAATAGAGAAGAATTTCATAGAGAATTACAAAGAAAAGTACAtgacttacatatatatgatgtGTTACGAGCAAATAAATCAACTATGGCATTTGGAATAGAAGCTCGTGTTCCTTTCCTTGATTTAGAACTACTAGAATTAGTTATGAATATTGATCCGCAAGAAAAAATGTGTACAAATAATAGAAtagaaaaagatattttaagaaaagcTTTTTCTGGTTATTTACCCGACCATATTTTGTACAGGCAAAAAGAGCAATTTTCAGATGGTGTAGGTTATAACTGGATTGATGGATTAAAAGAATATGCagacaaaaaaatttctaaCACTCAATTTTCAAGAGCACCTTTTCTTTTCCCATATAATACTCCAAAAACAAAAGAAGCATATTTGTATAGATGTATTTTTTCCGAATGCTTTCCTGAACAGTGTGCTCAAGAATCAGTACCGGAAGGACCATCCATCGCATGCTCTACTAGCAAAGCAGTTGAATGGGACAAAACGTTTAAAGAAAATGCTGACCAGTCAGGTAGATCAGTCCTAGGAGTACATACAA
- the PmUG01_08046900 gene encoding N2227-like protein, putative, producing MMSDGMNEIRADKSVSPSGISDSGRSSGSGRISGSGCSRGSGCSRGSGRSSGSGRSSGSEGSQGGSNSDEKNGKKSNSICRRGEDTLDRGNNNTSKEKSKGKESKQMVYGNSYSNLENSNNFINEIQCSEHCNDNTEILNYEEEKHFCNVCFSFLYYKKYCFYELLRIYRNYCLLNDEEKSLLSESIYAKIYKMYLSVLNNYYFIMNILLPQISTHIIIHLLSYTFHKDDDVAVVQNDVHMNCNGNDYRVDNGHYKHSKNKEGGKKDEHNKDNKKDDNCYCKYNNKMSKEEFVINEIIDNLTVQEKEDIDKIYNYYNLDARLLCKDDPITILNEIKFKLINRKSEKDIYKFLRLEAENSSSSNNNEGPTNVNTKKGNYEQVQSSCFPNDIIFNQIKSANSYAFGEKQNSISEKDEMKVSPLNEPTSTRSPRKRDREKEAQEGGNEVDVKEEDVHEVVVRKVDLREVDAPEGGKNANKEDDITTNYKHSMTGLLDKDTEQTPSNNVNTKAGEKSLSNRINDNMNFKKCKDEISVGQEKTNELKKVGLPKESDASLVSLSSSSSSYKNKIETDVNKNSKNGEYGENCEKNLENVINAPACKQGYDNRTNGDKTKKKKNKKNKKNNKIKNKSNSSNRESSKGEHIPPGHRISNVYSPSLDEYNLIQNISKVRSTLRQFVRDWSYEGKHERDNAYELILKSLDKYLPITDTYVPKVLCPGSGLGRLPYEVAKKGYRSQGNEFSYFMLLASNFILNYYNEKNSLHIQPYCLNTLNRKGRDDHLKIIKLPDVNTYNKAVLNTEFSMCAGELIEVYYNEKEQFDGVLTCFFLDTAKNIFMYIRTFANILKPNSLWSNVGPLLYHYAEMPNEMSIELSWDEIKIIISRWFTFLEIKWVDNYYTTNTDSMMQVQYHCVFFNALRNDVPVDD from the coding sequence ATGATGAGTGATGGCATGAACGAAATTCGAGCGGACAAATCGGTAAGTCCAAGTGGTATCAGTGATAGTGGTCGTAGCAGTGGTAGTGGTCGTATCAGTGGTAGTGGTTGTAGCAGGGGTAGTGGTTGTAGCAGGGGTAGTGGTCGTAGCAGTGGTAGTGGTCGTAGCAGTGGTAGTGAAGGTAGCCAGGGGGGTTCTAATAGCgatgaaaaaaatgggaaaaaaagcAATAGTATATGCCGCAGAGGTGAAGACACGCTCGATCGAGGGAATAATAATACGTCGAAGGAAAAATCAAAGGGAAAAGAATCGAAACAGATGGTATATGGTAACAGCTATAGTAATTTAGAGAATtccaataattttataaacgaAATTCAATGTAGTGAGCATTGTAATGATAATACagaaattttgaattatgaagaagaaaaacatttttgtaatgtgtgtttttccttcttatattataaaaaatattgtttttatgaACTGTTAAGGatatatagaaattattGCTTATTAAATGATGAAGAGAAAAGTTTGTTAAGTGAATCcatatatgcaaaaatatataaaatgtatttatctGTTTTGAAcaactattattttattatgaatatattacttCCTCAAATATCaacacatattattatacatctGTTGTCTTACACGTTTCATAAGGATGACGATGTTGCTGTTGTTCAGAATGATGTACATATGAACTGCAATGGTAATGATTATAGAGTAGACAATGGACATTATAAgcatagtaaaaataaagaagggGGTAAAAAGGACGAACataataaagataataaGAAAGATGATAACTGTTactgtaaatataataataaaatgtctAAGGAAGAATTTGTAATTAACGAAATTATTGATAACTTAACTGTTCaggaaaaagaagatattgataaaatatacaattacTATAATTTAGATGCTAGACTTTTATGTAAAGATGATCCTATAACAATacttaatgaaataaaatttaaattaattaatagaaaaagtgaaaaagatatatataagtttcTTCGTCTTGAAGCAGAAAACTCTTCTTCGTCCAACAACAATGAAGGTCCTACGAATGTTAACACAAAAAAGGGTAATTATGAACAAGTCCAATCGTCTTGTTTTCCTAATGATATCATATttaatcaaataaaaagCGCAAACAGTTACGCATTTggtgaaaaacaaaatagcaTAAGCGAAAAAGATGAAATGAAAGTTTCGCCCCTAAATGAACCGACCAGCACACGATCCCCTCGAAAAAGAGACCGTGAGAAAGAAGCGCAGGAAGGGGGGAATGAAGTGGACGTAAAGGAAGAGGATGTACACGAAGTCGTTGTACGTAAAGTGGATCTACGCGAAGTCGATGCACCTGAAGGAGGAAAAAACGCTAACAAAGAAGATGATATTACCACTAATTACAAACACAGTATGACAGGATTGCTTGACAAGGATACCGAACAAACGCCCAGTAACAATGTAAACACCAAAGCTGGTGAAAAAAGTCTATCCAATcgtataaatgataatatgaatttcaaaaaatgtaaagacGAAATAAGTGTAGGACAAGAAAAGACGAACGAGTTGAAGAAGGTAGGATTGCCCAAAGAGAGTGACGCATCGTTAGTATCCCTGTCCTCTTCCTCAtcatcatataaaaataaaattgaaacaGATGTCAATAAAAACAGTAAAAATGGAGAGTATGGTGAAAATTGTGAGAAAAATTTGGAAAACGTCATTAATGCACCAGCTTGCAAACAAGGATATGACAACCGAACTAATGgtgataaaacaaaaaaaaaaaaaaataaaaaaaataaaaaaaataataaaataaaaaacaaaagtaatTCTTCTAATAGAGAATCTTCAAAAGGAGAACACATTCCCCCTGGCCATAGAATTTCAAATGTATATAGTCCTTCCTTAGATGAGTATaatttaatacaaaatataagcaaAGTTAGAAGTACACTAAGGCAATTTGTTCGTGATTGGTCATATGAAGGAAAACATGAAAGAGATAATGCATATGAACTTATCCTAAAAAGCTTAGACAAATATCTACCCATAACTGATACCTATGTACCTAAAGTTTTATGCCCTGGATCAGGTTTAGGTAGACTCCCATATGAAGTAGCAAAAAAAGGGTATAGAAGTCAAGGAAATGAATTTTCCTATTTTATGCTTTTAGcatctaattttattttaaattattacaacgaaaaaaattctttacatatacaaccatattgtttaaatacattaaataGAAAAGGTAGAGAtgatcatttaaaaattataaaactaCCAGATGtcaatacatataataaagcTGTATTGAATACCGAATTTTCTATGTGTGCAGGCGAATTAATAGAAGtttattataatgaaaaagaacaaTTCGATGGTGTTTtaacttgtttttttttagatacagcaaagaatatttttatgtatatccGTACCTTTGCTAATATTTTAAAGCCAAATTCTTTATGGTCTAATGTTGGTCCTCTATTATATCATTACGCAGAAATGCCAAATGAAATGTCTATAGAGTTATCATGGGATgaaatcaaaataattatttccaGATGGTTTACTTTTTTAGAAATTAAATGGGTCGACAATTATTATACAACCAACACTGACTCGATGATGCAAGTGCAATATCACTGCGTTTTCTTTAACGCCTTGCGAAATGACGTACCTGTAGATGATTAA
- the ARK2 gene encoding serine/threonine protein kinase, putative, with protein MNEGTKGVNYEKIEDAQKPKKKKKNYVDDNIFKINTNIKVKHNEAKSYMDKRYNFPNSISRNKTPRYKNVNSEKRFLTSRTTNLVNKNKNSLCNFSKNERDEKSKENNEAIEMKNAFTNNSSRGNNKSTCSHNQPIYVRCGKSNSSDVKDTSISTSTGSRMKTKNNEHFIGEKVGNILNNSGKTNIISAAEHSRIRYKSDMNVMDDTNHMNDTNHMDDTNHMDDMNHMDGMNHMNDMNHMNDMNHMNDMNHIEVMNHMDNMNHMEDINKVHDMFDVNVKRSNNKGLDSFYKRKMEREEALDGQNKKCNYSLDKYGCSYNRDANRSGNYLNANMNRENAERSKGNTEKMRMLRMNHMDGAVAQKVGMEIEAVEVVGVKAIEAVEAEVEAGERMKDEEGADPPNFPLENLPVASNKGVEEGEGVSRSKDKKMDTKGQDKYKERYNVIEPFGVSTIRKDQKYDIVEKYGSIVNSNNIKYVKRNTHLCNDDEKRNFKYEHFRSKMGKMDVQGDISINTSKRVNGKEFLFDDVYMCEEGKQYKTGRLQVVNQTLSANVLNVSSVSNVSNAHNISNRDRFSEQESRSFNIIGIMEKRGEGRAKNISCNNVTSKDHYFPVHVQAKKGNDLRGRSNTNDFTTKVGDQDTNSEVEAFRKCTQVSINENVFNRMKNSRGVVSTTLEQQTQHVNEPNGRSELNGRSECNGRSDLNGRSDLNGRSECNGRSERNGRSECNGRSELNGRSECNGRSERNGRSECNGRSECNGRSELNGQNERSVLSNPREENNSVAYEPLGVSLCTCSGDKSQSSYKNNRLDIRSERVSKENTREISEIVISADTTCNNLERDQNANQVEEDTVEEFSNRNQNIENSKSLDNDNCNENEVEKEVSINVVYPLYSHNMDNNIYDLSEKNRKKEKGYNQITLFSEIRDKYKKKLAEQTTHIMNNEITWTDKHKTVNALNENLEKHNCTNMQGLHNAQNYRNEDTNSQLEKEKLVKLRSRRINIDPMNNSKQERTKDLTSNICVPICTRDKPSAACTISSKRRSILLGKNISSNIKTVKKDFKETYKTSNLYSHKMNGVSRANTTSGKVSTERSRNDRNDRNDRNDRNDRSNISNISNISNRSNRSNRNDRNDRRSNVSSNSKCSANDANKCKNVHSTSKPLAAYARKKVAVAVAVAVNSSNTSSIENNVVGRKKYKSYTNLLQKKKNYERVHANKNLAIQHKEEENKVCLEEDKKCSDNFPSNEAEKGTESNEIYNEEELKIKCRQAKTEESVYLVEKEENLMDDLTENREMRIGEERNRNMDNIQLVSSERKNDKMLNEHVEEKGGNKVIAKESNPNSITQKTAIHNNNSNNIDKKTYYSKEMSRSTTRSTSDKSLKGFLHGKSKNGMTLKYTPKWNISNSKSLKLNKNEEADKGKMYIKGKGGNNNTCSSSSTSSCCYTTTVIGSCKNIFISKKEATSSITQNRNKDYNGLKKNVDVVGKGSYTSSTVHAKRKGINQKGNNSIPVKQKYAHHGQISKCMQVGRGNGGGIEKGNTEKGNTDRGIDREVDQNVNQNVDRNVDESVHRGDNGHMCKDVISEGMKKHKRSQKKKKKKSNSIPPRNIKKRRSFDHYSNSNIFFLSNDKKVEHTNEMKYNEGILRKQSNSCDNNRKILKQSDSNNSDKDFSIRSSSNNEKKEISYFEWLAQEKKKRKEIDQQGGQQKGKREEEEEEVREDKNKNKIKDILNDDDDNDDANMMLQPLSAFNLKQNERKYEQDDFIVDKHPIGNGRTGLVFKAIIKKENEQVALKVMAKETIQTLNIERQVLKEIIIQASLNHINILQLIAYFEDKTRLFLILELANGGSIRNKMKLITQPMQEEQVALYIYQIADALSYLHNFNIIHRDLKPDNILIHYSDDYFTQKIYKYGVIKLADFGFSCQLKNKRQKRSTFCGTVDYMPPEIINQIPYDCNVDLWCLGIVIFELLAGFPPFTDDTQERIFDQIKELNFHFPKSISSQARELILKLCSRTAEERISAEEVKSHPWVKQFL; from the exons atgaacGAGGGTACAAAAGGtgtaaattatgaaaaaatagagGATGCGcaaaaaccaaaaaaaaaaaaaaaaaattatgttgatgataatatttttaaaattaacaccaatataaaagtaaaacacAATGAAGCAAAATCATATATGGACAAGAGATATAATTTTCCAAATTCTATTAGTAGAAATAAAACTCcaagatataaaaatgtaaatagtGAAAAAAGATTTCTAACCAGTAGGACTACAAATTTAGTAAACAAGAATAAAAACTCACTTTgcaatttttcaaaaaatgaaagagaCGAGAAAAGTAAAGAGAATAATGAAGCTATCGAAATGAAGAACGCTTTCACTAACAATTCCAGCAGGGGTAATAACAAAAGTACATGCAGTCATAATCAACCTATTTATGTTAGATGCGGTAAAAGTAATAGCAGTGATGTCAAAGATACTAGTATTAGTACTAGTACTGGTAGCcgaatgaaaacaaaaaataatgaacattTTATTGGTGAAAAGGTAGGAAATATCCTGAACAATTCAGGCAAAACGAACATCATTTCCGCAGCGGAGCATAGCAGAATTAGGTATAAAAGCGATATGAATGTTATGGACGATACGAACCATATGAACGATACGAACCATATGGACGATACGAACCATATGGATGATATGAACCATATGGACGGTATGAACCATATGAACGATATGAACCATATGAACGATATGAACCATATGAACGATATGAACCATATAGAAGTTATGAACCATATGGACAATATGAACCATATGGAAGATATAAATAAGGTACATGATATGTTTGATGTAAATGTAAAGCGAAGCAACAACAAGGGTCTAGATTCATTTTATAAGAGAAAAATGGAAAGGGAAGAAGCGTTGGAtggacaaaataaaaaatgcaatTATTCACTTGATAAATATGGCTGTAGTTATAATAGGGATGCAAACCGATCGGGTAATTATTTGAACGCTAACATGAATCGAGAGAACGCGGAGAGGTCGAAGGGAAATACTGAGAAAATGCGTATGTTACGGATGAATCATATGGATGGGGCAGTAGCGCAAAAAGTAGGGATGGAAATAGAAGCAGTGGAAGTAGTAGGAGTAAAAGCAATTGAAGCAGTAGAAGCGGAAGTAGAAGCAGGGGAACGGATGAAGGACGAAGAAGGGGCGGACCCTCCCAATTTTCCGTTGGAAAACCTACCTGTAGCAAGTAACAAGGGCGTAGAAGAAGGAGAAGGAGTTTCAAGAtcaaaagacaaaaaaatgGACACAAAAGGACAAGATAAATACAAGGAGCGTTATAATGTTATAGAACCCTTTGGTGTTAGTACAATTCGGAAGGAtcaaaaatatgatattgTTGAAAAATATGGAAGTATAGTAAATagcaataatattaaatatgtcAAAAGAAATACTCACCTGTGTAATGATGATGAAAAGAGAAATTTTAAGTATGAACATTTTAGAAgtaaaatgggaaaaatggATGTCCAAGGGGATATATCAATAAATACAAGTAAAAGGGTAAATGGAAAGGAGTTTCTTTTTGAtgatgtgtatatgtgtgaaGAGGGCAAACAGTACAAAACAGGTAGACTACAAGTGGTTAACCAAACACTCAGTGCGAATGTATTAAACGTGTCGAGTGTGTCTAATGTATCGAATGCACATAACATATCGAATAGGGACAGGTTTTCAGAGCAGGAAAGTAGAAGCTTTAATATCATCGGTATTATGGAGAAACGTGGAGAAGGCAGAGCAAAAAATATCTCCTGCAATAACGTAACATCAAAGGATCATTATTTTCCTGTACATGTTCAGGCAAAAAAGGGAAATGATTTACGTGGTAGGAGCAATACAAACGACTTTACTACAAAGGTGGGAGATCAAGATACAAACAGTGAAGTAGAAGCATTCCGAAAATGCACTCAAGTGAGCATAAATGAAAACGTGTTCAACAGAATGAAAAATTCTCGTGGTGTTGTCAGTACGACGCTTGAACAACAGACACAGCATGTGAATGAACCAAATGGAAGAAGTGAGCTCAATGGAAGAAGTGAGTGCAATGGAAGAAGTGACCTCAATGGAAGAAGTGACCTCAATGGAAGAAGTGAGTGCAATGGAAGAAGTGAGCGCAATGGAAGAAGTGAGTGCAATGGAAGAAGTGAGCTCAATGGAAGAAGTGAGTGCAATGGAAGAAGTGAGCGCAATGGAAGAAGTGAGTGCAATGGAAGAAGTGAGTGCAATGGAAGAAGTGAGCTCAATGGACAAAATGAGCGCAGTGTGTTAAGTAACCCACGTGAGGAAAATAACTCAGTGGCCTATGAACCTCTTGGTGTTAGTTTATGCACATGTTCAGGTGACAAATCACAAAGTAGTTACAAAAATAATCGTTTAGATATTAGAAGCGAAAGGGTTAGCAAGGAAAACACTAGAGAGATTAGCGAAATTGTTATTAGTGCTGATACTACttgtaataatttagaaaGAGATCAAAATGCTAATCAAGTTGAAGAAGATACAGTGGAAGAATTCAGTAATAGAAATCAAAATATAGAGAATAGTAAATCGCTTGACAATGATAACTGCAACGAAAATGAAGTAGAAAAAGAGGTAAGCATAAACGTAGTATACCCACTATATAGTCATAACATGGACAATAACATATATGACTTGAGTGAAAAGAACagaaagaaggaaaaaggTTATAACCAAATTACCCTTTTCAGTGAAATAAGagataaatacaaaaaaaaattagcagAACAAACAACTCATATAATGAACAATGAAATTACATGGACAGATAAACATAAGACAGTCAATGCacttaatgaaaatttagaGAAGCACAACTGCACAAACATGCAAGGGTTACATAATGCACAAAATTATAGGAATGAAGATACTAATTCACAgttagaaaaagaaaaattagtGAAATTACGTAGTAGAAGAATAAACATCGACCCTATGAATAATAGCAAACAGGAAAGGACAAAAGATTTAACAAGTAATATATGCGTGCCAATTTGCACTAGGGACAAACCCTCTGCAGCTTGTACCATCTCATCCAAACGTCGAAGCATTTTACTTGGGAAAAACATTAGCAGTAACATTAAGACTGTAAAGAAAGACTTTAAAGAAACCTATAAGACCTCAAATTTGTACAGCCATAAAATGAACGGGGTCAGTAGAGCAAACACAACATCTGGTAAGGTCAGCACTGAAAGAAGCAGAAACGACAGAAACGACAGAAACGACAGAAACGACAGAAACGACAGAAGCAACATAAGCAACATAAGCAACATAAGCAACAGAAGCAACAGAAGCAACAGAAACGACAGAAACGACAGAAGGAGTAATGTTAGTAGCAATTCCAAGTGCAGTGCAAATGATGcaaataaatgcaaaaatgtTCATAGTACTAGCAAACCCCTTGCAGCATACGCACGTAAAAAAGTTGCAGTTGCAGTTGCAGTTGCAGTGAATAGTAGTAACACGTCCTCAATCGAGAATAATGTGGTaggaaggaaaaaatataaaagttataCCAATTtactccaaaaaaaaaagaattatgaaCGTGTTcatgcaaataaaaatttagcaATTCAACATaaggaagaagaaaataaggTGTGTCTTGAAGAGGATAAAAAATGTAGTGATAATTTTCCATCAAATGAGGCAGAGAAAGGAACAGAGAGTaacgaaatatataatgaagaaGAATTGAAGATTAAATGTCGTCAGGCTAAAACGGAAGAGTCTGTATATTTAGTggaaaaagaggaaaatttGATGGATGATCTGACTGAAAATAGAGAAATGAGAATAGGTGAAGAGAGAAATAGGAACATGGACAACATCCAATTGGTTTCCAGTGAAAGAAAGAACGATAAAATGTTGAATGAGCATGTAGAAGAAAAGGGGGGAAATAAAGTAATAGCTAAAGAATCTAACCCTAATAGTATTACCCAAAAAACGGCAATacacaataataatagcaataatatagataaaaaGACATATTATAGCAAAGAAATGAGTAGAAGCACCACTAGAAGTACATCCGACAAAAGCTTAAAAGGTTTTTTGCATgggaaaagtaaaaatggtATGACCTTGAAATATACACCCAAATGGAATATATCAAATAGCAAaagtttaaaattaaataaaaatgaagaagcaGATAAGggaaaaatgtatataaaggGCAAGGgaggaaataataatacttgtagtagtagtagtactAGTAGTTGTTGTTATACCACTACTGTGATAGGATCATGTAAAAATATCTTCATCTCAAAGAAGGAAGCTACTTCTTCTATCACTCAAAACAGAAACAAGGACTACaatggattaaaaaaaaatgttgatGTAGTAGGTAAAGGAAGTTACACATCTTCGACTGTGCATGCAAAGAGGAAAGGAATCAATCAAAAAGGGAATAATAGTATACCAGTGAAGCAGAAATATGCGCACCATGGACAGATTAGTAAATGCATGCAGGTTGGACGTGGTAACGGAGGTGGCATAGAAAAGGGAAACACTGAAAAGGGAAACACTGATCGAGGCATTGATCGAGAAGTTGATCAAAACGTTAACCAAAACGTTGACCGGAACGTTGACGAAAGCGTACATAGGGGAGATAACGGACACATGTGTAAAGACGTAATCAGCGAAGGAATGAAAAAGCACAAAAGAagtcagaaaaaaaaaaaaaaaaaaagtaactcCATTCCCCCAAGAAACATCAAAAAGAGGAGAAGCTTTGATCattatagtaatagtaatattttttttttgagtaaTGATAAAAAGGTAGAACATACTAATGAGATGAAATACAACGAAGGTATACTGAGAAAACAAAGCAACAGCTGTGATAACAAtagaaaaattttgaaacAAAGCGATAGTAACAACTCCGATAAGGATTTTTCGATCAGATCGTCtagtaataatgaaaaaaaagaaatttcgTATTTCGAATGGCTAGctcaagaaaaaaaaaaaagaaaagaaattgaTCAACAGGGAGGACAGCAAAAAGGGAAACGAGAGGAGGAAGAAGAGGAGGTGAGAGaagacaaaaataaaaacaaaataaaagacaTACTAAATGATGACGATGATAACGACGATGCGAACATGATGTTACAACCCTTGTCtgcttttaatttaaaacagAATGAAAGAAAATACGAGCAAGACGATTTTATCGTTGATAAACATCCCATAGGAAATGGAAGAACTGGGTTAGTTTTTAAGgctataataaaaaaagaaaatgaacaGGTTGCATTAAAAGTAATGGCAAAAGAAACTATTCAGacattaaatatagaaagacaagttttaaaagaaattattatacagGCAAGTTTAaatcatattaatatattacaattgATTGCATATTTTGAAGATAAAACACGCTTATTTCTAATACTAGAGTTAGCAAATGGTGGAtcaataagaaataaaatgaaactaATAACTCAACCAATGCAAGAAGAGCAAGTAGCTTTATATATCTACCAGATTGCTGACGCCTTGTcctatttacataatttcaATATTATTCATCGTGATTTAAAACCTGATAATATACTCATTCATTATTCAGATGATTATTTTActcaaaaaatttacaagtaTGGAGTTATAAAACTGGCGGATTTTGGTTTCTCTTgtcaattaaaaaataaacgacAAAAGAGAAGTACATTTTGTGGAACAGTTGACTATATGCCCCCTGAGATTATTAATCAAATTCCGTATGACTGTAATGTAGATTTGTGGTGTCTAGGTATTGTAATTTTTGAGCTGTTAGCTGGATTCCCTCCCTTCACGGACGATACGCAG gagAGGATATTCGACCAAATTAAGGAgctaaattttcattttcccaAATCCATTTCCTCACAAGCTCGAGAATTGATTCTGAAA CTATGTAGTAGAACTGCGGAAGAGAGGATCTCGGCGGAGGAGGTGAAATCCCACCCCTGGGTGAAACAATTCTTATGA
- the PmUG01_08047100 gene encoding conserved Plasmodium protein, unknown function, translating to MKIYHLLFLLMITHLISTWSDPINERGSGDIANRDFEKDMEELDLSGLEDDIENIEDIAYKDSYNYITQIYLYVRVDNEYNKYLNHLELMKLGEKYMTLLQNAMLHVQLKKTGAGIFTCFYENKAVTEDLVTYFLIQKEIDFLEVGFDKRFPEGRSSPIVDSDMRIKLLDMKNEEL from the exons atgaaaatatatcatttactctttttattaatgataaCACATTTGATCAGTACTTGGAGTGATCCGATAAATGAACGCGGTAGTGGAGATATTGCTAACCGCGATTTTGAAAAAGACATGGAAGAGTTAGACCTTAGCGGGTTAGAGGATGATATAGAAA ACATTGAAGATATAGCTTACAAGGACTCCTACAATTACATTACTCAGATATACCTTTATGTCAGAGTGGACAACGAATAC aataaatatttaaatcatCTGGAGCTTATGAAACTGGGAGAGAAGTACATGACCTTATTACAAAATGCGATGCTTCATGTTCAGCTTAAGAAAACAGGGGCAGGAATATTTACGTGCTTTTACGAAAATAAAG CTGTAACTGAAGATCTAGttacttattttttgataCAAAAAGAGATTGATTTCTTGGAAGTAGGTTTTGACAAAAGGTTTCCAG aaggaagaaGTTCCCCCATCGTTGACTCCGATATGAGAATAAAATTGTTGGAcatgaaaaatgaagaattatag